In Moorella sp. Hama-1, a single genomic region encodes these proteins:
- a CDS encoding FGGY-family carbohydrate kinase, giving the protein MGARFLLGIDTGTSGSKGVLVDLTGRVLASHTTKHTLIQPYPGWAEHDPETQWWGDLIAIVRHVLKEAAVDPRNIGGVSLSGLVPNLCPIDARGRPVRRAIIYRDNRAINESREINQRFNLALGTDAVTPKLLWLKRHEPENYRQTLVVLNAHSYLAYKLTGNLSTDCDTANIFGGIFDTVNLTWRTDLVKAMGLDPGKLPPVFRPTEVVGRVTPEAAWVTGLAPGIPVVAGNGDSFMSLLGAGVVEPGEAMIYFGTAGTMLTCLTPLEKIAAGPAISSGQVQFLANILTGGELTRWFREQVLLPSGSLDFTVLENMAQNIPPGSEGLIILPHLMGERTPVNNPLARGVILGLTTAHSGAHLYRALLESFGYALRDSYEQANIPVKRVVATGGGATSPLWRQIVTDILGLPLEYVPRGDAALGNAYFAGFALGYFPDFKDLKNKWLQVDDITFVNDANHRLYNRYFTLYRELNTMIKPAFSQLARLGEIGPEREE; this is encoded by the coding sequence GTGGGCGCCAGGTTCCTTCTGGGCATTGATACAGGTACCAGCGGTTCCAAGGGTGTTTTGGTTGACTTGACTGGGCGTGTCCTGGCCAGCCATACTACCAAGCACACCTTGATCCAGCCCTACCCTGGTTGGGCGGAACATGATCCTGAGACTCAATGGTGGGGCGATTTAATCGCGATTGTTCGCCATGTGCTGAAGGAAGCGGCAGTTGACCCCCGTAATATAGGCGGCGTATCTTTGAGCGGCCTGGTTCCCAACCTCTGCCCCATTGATGCCCGGGGCCGGCCCGTCCGCAGGGCCATCATTTATCGTGATAATCGGGCCATAAACGAAAGCCGGGAAATAAATCAGCGTTTTAACCTGGCCCTGGGAACTGATGCCGTAACACCAAAGTTGCTGTGGCTGAAGCGTCATGAACCTGAAAATTACCGGCAGACCCTGGTGGTCCTGAACGCCCATTCTTACCTCGCCTATAAGCTGACGGGCAATTTGAGTACCGATTGCGATACGGCCAATATTTTCGGAGGGATCTTCGATACCGTCAATTTAACCTGGCGTACCGACCTGGTTAAAGCCATGGGACTGGATCCGGGCAAGCTGCCACCTGTTTTCCGGCCAACGGAGGTTGTCGGCCGGGTTACCCCTGAAGCTGCGTGGGTTACCGGCCTGGCTCCGGGTATACCGGTAGTCGCCGGTAACGGGGATTCCTTTATGTCGTTACTTGGTGCCGGCGTCGTTGAACCAGGCGAGGCCATGATCTACTTCGGGACTGCCGGAACGATGCTGACCTGCCTTACCCCCCTCGAGAAAATAGCCGCCGGCCCGGCCATTAGCAGCGGTCAGGTCCAATTCCTGGCCAATATTCTTACCGGCGGCGAACTAACCAGGTGGTTCCGGGAACAAGTCCTATTGCCGTCAGGGTCACTGGATTTCACCGTTCTGGAAAATATGGCCCAAAATATCCCGCCGGGTTCTGAAGGCCTGATTATCTTGCCCCATCTTATGGGCGAAAGAACGCCAGTGAATAATCCCCTGGCCCGGGGGGTGATCTTGGGCTTGACTACGGCCCATAGCGGGGCCCACCTTTATCGTGCCCTGTTGGAATCCTTCGGCTATGCCCTCCGGGATAGCTATGAACAGGCCAACATTCCCGTAAAACGAGTGGTGGCCACCGGCGGGGGCGCTACCAGTCCCCTCTGGCGCCAGATTGTTACGGATATTTTAGGTTTGCCCCTGGAATATGTCCCCCGGGGAGATGCCGCCCTGGGCAATGCTTATTTCGCCGGTTTCGCCCTGGGTTATTTCCCGGATTTTAAGGACCTGAAAAATAAATGGTTGCAAGTTGACGATATCACCTTTGTTAATGACGCTAACCACAGGCTGTATAATCGCTATTTTACTTTGTACCGGGAACTTAATACCATGATTAAGCCTGCTTTTAGCCAGCTGGCGCGTTTGGGAGAAATCGGGCCGGAACGGGAGGAATAA
- a CDS encoding flavodoxin family protein, producing MKVVAFIGSARKNGNTATVVKQILAGSQSKGATTEVFYLHDYNIKPCQGCRYCEERNRCKITDDDVPVLHQAIIASDAIILGTPTYYGDITGQFKQFVDRCYPFCQIVTDGKGKMEFYSILPQRKLGILVAISGSMGPEVLDSHIKVAGHCFNDINAEFWRKILVPYTTWTPVTADHPVMATAFKTGEELVEAIANKKDG from the coding sequence ATGAAGGTCGTTGCTTTTATCGGCAGCGCCCGTAAAAACGGCAATACAGCTACGGTGGTAAAACAAATCCTGGCCGGAAGTCAAAGCAAAGGGGCGACGACTGAGGTCTTTTATCTCCACGACTACAATATTAAACCCTGCCAGGGATGCCGCTACTGCGAAGAAAGAAACAGATGTAAAATAACCGATGATGATGTACCAGTATTGCACCAGGCTATTATTGCCAGTGATGCTATCATCCTGGGAACACCTACCTATTACGGTGATATTACCGGCCAGTTTAAGCAATTTGTTGACCGGTGTTATCCTTTTTGCCAGATAGTAACTGATGGTAAAGGTAAAATGGAGTTTTATAGTATCCTTCCTCAACGCAAACTGGGAATTCTAGTAGCGATCAGTGGTAGTATGGGGCCGGAAGTTTTAGATAGCCATATAAAAGTGGCCGGACATTGTTTTAATGATATAAATGCCGAGTTCTGGCGTAAGATTTTGGTGCCGTATACAACCTGGACCCCGGTAACCGCCGACCATCCGGTAATGGCCACAGCTTTTAAAACCGGTGAAGAATTGGTAGAAGCCATTGCTAACAAGAAGGACGGCTAA
- a CDS encoding QueT transporter family protein, with amino-acid sequence MTAKIARGAVIAALYAVVTIILKPISFGYLQVRVAEALTLLPILFPEAIPGLFIGCLVSNIYGGLGPIDIFLGSLTTLAAAWLTYAWRQSRLAYLPPIALNGIIVGAYLSYLLHVNILLAVGSVALGEAIAVLVLGVPLLKRLQKMNLG; translated from the coding sequence ATGACTGCTAAGATCGCCCGGGGAGCAGTTATCGCCGCCCTCTACGCGGTGGTGACGATTATCCTCAAACCCATCAGCTTCGGCTACCTCCAGGTGCGGGTGGCAGAGGCTTTGACCCTTTTACCCATTCTTTTCCCGGAGGCCATCCCGGGGCTCTTTATCGGCTGCCTGGTAAGCAATATTTACGGCGGCCTGGGGCCAATCGATATCTTCCTAGGCAGCCTCACCACCCTGGCCGCCGCGTGGTTGACCTACGCCTGGCGGCAGAGCCGGCTCGCCTATTTACCCCCCATTGCCTTGAACGGCATCATCGTAGGCGCCTACCTTTCCTACCTGCTGCACGTTAATATCCTCCTGGCCGTGGGCAGTGTCGCCCTGGGTGAGGCCATCGCCGTCCTGGTCCTGGGGGTGCCGTTGCTAAAGAGGCTGCAAAAGATGAACCTGGGGTAA
- a CDS encoding 6-phosphofructokinase: MFKGNCVIAQSGGPTAVINSSLAGAIEAALGSAAINEVYGARHGILGILQQNLWDLRREDPASIQGLRHTPGAALGSCRYQLKKQEDYEKLLDIFRRYNVRYFFYIGGNDSMDTAAKVNRLAVEEGYDLRVIGIPKTVDNDLPLTDHCPGYGSAAKFLAASVLEMGIDIQSIVTSTKVAIVETMGRNTGWLAAATALARRQPGDAPHLIYLPEVAFDMATFLTDVEEAYRQHDTVLVVVSEGLLDKDGNYIFNDAATQDVFGHQRLGGLGQFLLNKIEGELKIKGRVILPATSQRSAMHLASRTDAEEAYAVGRAAVEAAVQGASGKMVALNRQDGEAYCCTCELVDLDQVANREKKVPRTWINAQGNDITAAFINYARPLIQGEVNIPYRDGLPAYVNLSGHPVPKPE; this comes from the coding sequence TTGTTCAAGGGGAATTGTGTTATCGCCCAATCAGGCGGCCCCACGGCGGTGATCAATAGTAGCCTGGCGGGGGCTATTGAAGCAGCCCTGGGTAGTGCCGCCATCAACGAGGTTTACGGCGCCCGCCATGGTATCCTGGGGATTCTCCAACAAAATCTCTGGGACTTGCGCCGGGAAGACCCGGCCAGCATCCAGGGCTTGCGCCATACCCCGGGGGCAGCCCTGGGTTCCTGCCGCTACCAGTTAAAAAAGCAGGAGGATTATGAGAAACTCCTGGATATCTTCCGCCGCTATAATGTCCGCTACTTTTTTTACATCGGTGGCAACGACTCCATGGACACCGCCGCTAAAGTCAACCGGCTGGCGGTGGAGGAGGGCTATGACCTGCGGGTCATCGGTATTCCTAAAACAGTAGACAACGACCTGCCCCTGACGGATCACTGTCCGGGTTACGGTAGTGCTGCTAAATTTCTGGCCGCCAGTGTCCTGGAGATGGGAATCGATATCCAGAGCATTGTCACCTCCACCAAGGTGGCCATTGTGGAAACTATGGGCCGCAATACCGGCTGGCTGGCGGCGGCTACAGCCCTGGCGCGGCGACAGCCAGGTGACGCCCCCCACCTGATCTACCTGCCCGAGGTAGCCTTTGACATGGCAACCTTTCTGACGGATGTGGAGGAAGCCTACCGGCAGCATGATACTGTTCTGGTGGTCGTTTCCGAAGGCTTGCTGGATAAAGACGGTAATTATATCTTTAACGATGCTGCAACGCAGGATGTCTTCGGCCATCAACGCCTGGGCGGATTGGGGCAGTTCCTTTTAAATAAAATCGAAGGGGAACTAAAGATTAAAGGTCGGGTGATCCTCCCGGCAACCAGCCAGCGTAGCGCCATGCACCTGGCCTCGCGAACTGATGCTGAAGAAGCCTATGCCGTCGGCCGAGCGGCGGTGGAGGCGGCCGTCCAGGGCGCCAGTGGCAAAATGGTGGCCCTGAACCGGCAGGATGGGGAAGCCTATTGCTGTACCTGTGAACTGGTCGATTTGGACCAGGTGGCTAACAGGGAAAAGAAGGTACCCCGGACCTGGATCAACGCTCAAGGAAACGATATAACGGCCGCTTTTATTAATTACGCCCGCCCCCTCATCCAGGGGGAGGTAAACATTCCCTACCGTGACGGTCTCCCTGCTTATGTAAATCTGTCCGGACATCCGGTTCCGAAGCCTGAATAA
- a CDS encoding radical SAM protein — protein sequence MALVTASRYNILPLTSTCNLSCVFCSHRQNPPGVETWPLPPLKSEEVNTLLDYLDGNRKIVIGESATRLTEGEPLTHPDFLAILHKVRRRFPRTQVELTTNGTRLTREMVAALASLGPLEINLSLNSASPEGRRRLMREQNPVIALQAPRALQEAGIPYHGSLVACPWLVGWQDIRETILYLSQSGARTIRVFLPGYTRLAPPELRFPPNLRQRLERELEELRTRTSVPLLLEPPCLGDLAPIVEGVIRDSAAAAAGMQQGDLVLEVDGRRPRCRVEAYRLAAAPGRRRLLIGRRRVKNNSDGEEVALPPVAGDGWQTSFLELQVGEEGSGLTFTWDFDPDLLPEVEKACRRHAGRAVVLTSALAARVVGKALAGLPDLEVVAAPNHFFGGSIGCAGLLTLADFQDAWQEWQGNNGPADLIILPSIAFDYRGRDLRGEHYLKLAEVSNTPVELV from the coding sequence TTGGCCCTGGTAACAGCCTCCAGGTACAATATCCTCCCCCTTACCTCAACCTGCAATCTAAGCTGCGTTTTTTGCAGCCATCGCCAGAACCCTCCGGGGGTCGAAACCTGGCCCCTCCCACCCCTTAAAAGTGAGGAGGTAAACACCCTCCTGGATTACCTGGATGGTAACAGGAAAATAGTGATCGGCGAATCCGCCACCCGGTTAACCGAGGGTGAGCCCCTGACCCATCCTGATTTCCTGGCCATCCTGCATAAAGTACGACGGCGCTTTCCCCGGACACAGGTCGAGTTGACGACCAACGGCACCCGGTTAACCCGGGAGATGGTCGCGGCCCTGGCCAGTTTAGGACCACTGGAAATAAACCTCTCCCTCAACAGCGCCAGCCCGGAGGGCCGCCGGCGTCTCATGCGGGAGCAAAACCCGGTTATTGCCCTCCAGGCCCCCCGGGCTTTACAGGAAGCCGGGATTCCCTATCATGGCAGCCTGGTAGCCTGCCCCTGGCTGGTGGGCTGGCAGGACATCCGGGAAACCATTCTCTATCTAAGCCAGTCCGGGGCCAGAACCATCCGCGTTTTTTTACCAGGTTATACCCGGCTGGCGCCACCGGAGCTACGCTTTCCTCCCAACCTGCGCCAGCGGCTGGAGAGGGAACTGGAGGAACTGCGTACCCGGACCAGCGTCCCCCTGCTATTGGAACCACCTTGTCTTGGAGACCTGGCGCCAATCGTAGAAGGAGTCATCAGGGATAGTGCCGCAGCTGCGGCCGGGATGCAGCAGGGCGACCTGGTCCTTGAGGTCGACGGCCGGCGACCCCGCTGCCGGGTGGAAGCCTACCGCCTGGCTGCTGCCCCCGGCCGGCGGCGCCTTTTGATTGGTAGGCGCCGGGTAAAAAACAACAGCGACGGGGAAGAAGTAGCGCTACCGCCAGTCGCCGGGGATGGCTGGCAAACGAGTTTTTTGGAACTGCAGGTAGGGGAGGAGGGCAGCGGCTTGACCTTTACCTGGGACTTTGACCCGGACCTGCTCCCGGAGGTAGAGAAGGCCTGCCGGCGCCACGCCGGCAGGGCAGTAGTCCTGACTTCAGCACTGGCCGCCCGGGTAGTGGGGAAAGCCCTGGCCGGCCTGCCCGACCTGGAAGTCGTTGCCGCACCCAATCATTTCTTTGGTGGTTCCATCGGCTGTGCCGGCCTCTTAACCCTGGCGGATTTCCAGGACGCCTGGCAGGAGTGGCAAGGAAATAATGGGCCAGCAGATCTTATCATCCTGCCGTCTATTGCCTTTGACTACCGAGGCCGGGACCTCAGAGGGGAACATTATCTTAAACTGGCGGAGGTTAGTAATACTCCTGTGGAGCTAGTTTAA
- a CDS encoding DUF47 domain-containing protein → MFKFRGMDEEFFRLFAETAATLHRAALALQYTCNHYDTAPEGLKNLAELKLRVERTTEAIIEKLGATFITPFDREDIYSLARWLNEIAVSLYLTAETLLVYDPGRPGEHFLKLLEVLVTTIATLKTQVTALPGLKKNAVAILRLARAIKKYRDQGDGLYHEGLGEMYRSCRDYYTAGQGRLRDLAAAQDQGLRDLLAVLKWQRVFDQVYVTLRECAAVASLLQGIVMKYV, encoded by the coding sequence ATGTTCAAGTTTAGAGGGATGGACGAGGAGTTTTTCCGGTTATTTGCCGAGACGGCGGCGACCCTGCACCGGGCCGCCCTGGCGCTGCAGTACACCTGCAACCATTACGACACGGCCCCGGAGGGCCTGAAGAACCTGGCCGAACTCAAACTTAGGGTAGAAAGGACCACCGAGGCTATTATAGAGAAACTGGGTGCGACCTTTATCACCCCTTTTGATCGGGAAGATATATACAGCCTAGCCAGGTGGTTGAACGAAATAGCAGTATCCCTTTATCTGACAGCGGAAACACTGCTTGTTTATGATCCGGGAAGGCCCGGGGAACACTTCCTGAAACTACTAGAGGTGCTGGTTACGACCATTGCCACCCTGAAAACCCAGGTCACGGCCCTGCCCGGGCTGAAAAAGAATGCGGTGGCAATCCTGCGCTTGGCGAGGGCGATAAAAAAGTACCGCGACCAGGGTGACGGGCTCTACCACGAGGGTCTGGGGGAGATGTACAGAAGCTGCAGGGATTATTATACCGCCGGGCAGGGCCGGTTAAGGGACCTGGCAGCAGCACAGGATCAAGGCCTGCGGGACCTGCTGGCCGTCCTCAAGTGGCAGCGGGTCTTTGACCAGGTCTATGTTACCCTGCGGGAGTGTGCAGCCGTAGCCAGTTTGCTGCAAGGGATTGTCATGAAGTATGTTTGA
- a CDS encoding inorganic phosphate transporter, translated as MFELSLVIALALAFDFINGFHDTANAIATSIATRVLSPAQAITMAAVLNFTGAMVSTGVAWTIGHGIINPHLIDNRVISAGLIGAISWNLITWYGGLPSSSSHALIGGLAGAATAAKGLVALNARGLVEKIFLPLITSPLVGFGAAYIVMGLILFLVGYASPRRLNSCFARLQVLSAAFMAFSHGANDAQKSMGIITAALLAGGEISSFRVPCLVIIACAAAMALGTSLGGWRIIRTVGSRIIKLEPIHGFAAEATAAMVIITASLLGSPVSTTHVLSAAVMGVGATRRVTAVRWNVAGRMVQAWLLTAPAAALVAGAVYTLLGVI; from the coding sequence ATGTTTGAGTTATCATTAGTAATTGCCCTGGCCCTGGCCTTTGATTTTATTAACGGGTTCCATGATACCGCTAATGCCATTGCTACCTCCATAGCCACCAGGGTACTCTCCCCTGCCCAGGCGATTACCATGGCGGCAGTCCTCAATTTTACCGGTGCTATGGTCAGCACCGGGGTTGCCTGGACCATTGGCCACGGTATAATTAACCCCCACTTAATTGATAACCGGGTCATAAGCGCCGGCCTGATTGGCGCTATCTCCTGGAACCTTATCACCTGGTACGGCGGCCTGCCCAGCAGCTCTTCCCACGCCCTCATTGGTGGTCTGGCCGGAGCGGCCACCGCCGCTAAAGGCCTGGTGGCCCTTAATGCCCGCGGGTTAGTAGAAAAGATTTTCCTCCCCCTGATTACCTCGCCCCTCGTCGGCTTTGGTGCCGCTTATATTGTCATGGGGTTGATTCTGTTCCTGGTGGGTTACGCTTCGCCACGGCGTTTAAACAGCTGTTTTGCACGGCTGCAGGTTCTGTCGGCTGCCTTTATGGCTTTCAGCCATGGGGCCAATGATGCCCAGAAGTCCATGGGAATAATTACTGCGGCCCTACTGGCCGGCGGTGAAATTTCTTCTTTCCGGGTGCCCTGCCTGGTGATTATCGCCTGCGCGGCGGCCATGGCCCTGGGTACTTCCCTTGGTGGCTGGCGGATTATCCGGACGGTGGGTTCCCGGATCATTAAGCTGGAACCTATCCACGGATTTGCCGCTGAAGCCACCGCGGCCATGGTTATTATAACCGCTTCCCTCCTGGGAAGCCCGGTGAGCACTACCCACGTCCTCTCCGCCGCGGTCATGGGCGTTGGGGCGACCAGGCGGGTGACGGCCGTAAGGTGGAACGTGGCCGGGAGGATGGTCCAGGCCTGGTTGCTGACCGCCCCGGCGGCGGCCCTGGTAGCAGGGGCGGTCTACACCTTGCTGGGCGTTATTTGA
- a CDS encoding cell division FtsA domain-containing protein has protein sequence MAEAIFALDVGTRKVAGLVLAPGKKGYHIRAAAVVEHQQRAMLDGQIHDIPQVALAIQVVKEQLEKKLHLSLKEAAVAAAGRALKTRRATATTSLSPAQEIAPQAVLALEAAAVQEAEKLLLEKGQGQPVYHCVGYSVVGYNLDEHPIGNLVGQRGQSMAAEVIATFLPRVVVDSLVAALERAGLMMNSLTLEPIAASAVAVPAAMRGLNLVLVDIGAGTSDIAITGQGTITGYAMVPAAGDEITEALAAALILDFNTAETVKRKLLSQEKLTFTDVVGQRRTLAAAEIIELIKPAVTELARQIATQIVLLNDKPPQAVLLVGGGSLTPGLAAALAGQLEISPERVAVRDREVLSNISGAKNLQGPQAITPIGIAIAALKREGLGLARVIVNGRPVHFLAGQQMTVTQALLAAGIPARLLYGRPGKGLGVEVNGRLTFLRGQPGEPGSILVNDTPATLETLVRAGDRLAVTPGRDGADARGTVADLVPQLTPKTITINGRQVTLEPEITMNGNRVDYRTPVQDQARLTYEPLNTVGQVLAHLGEPLEGPILLNGQQVRPEAPIQNGDNLVTGTGAIGRSINITLNGRPATLKVQAADVLFTDVFNYLDFPASPPPGRKTLVMEINGRPAEFTTPLAEGDAVTLRWDP, from the coding sequence ATGGCTGAAGCAATCTTTGCCCTGGATGTGGGTACCCGCAAGGTAGCCGGCCTGGTGCTGGCACCCGGTAAAAAAGGCTACCATATCCGTGCTGCGGCCGTTGTTGAACACCAGCAGCGGGCCATGCTCGACGGCCAGATTCACGATATTCCCCAGGTAGCCTTGGCCATCCAGGTCGTTAAAGAGCAATTGGAAAAGAAGCTACATCTATCCTTAAAAGAAGCAGCCGTAGCCGCGGCAGGGCGGGCTTTAAAGACCCGGCGGGCCACCGCTACAACCAGCCTCTCGCCGGCCCAGGAGATCGCTCCCCAGGCCGTCCTGGCCCTGGAAGCCGCCGCCGTCCAGGAAGCCGAAAAGCTTCTCCTGGAGAAGGGCCAGGGACAGCCGGTCTATCACTGTGTTGGCTACAGCGTAGTCGGTTACAACCTGGATGAACACCCCATCGGCAACCTGGTGGGACAACGGGGGCAGAGCATGGCCGCCGAGGTTATCGCCACCTTCCTCCCCAGGGTAGTGGTGGACTCCCTGGTAGCGGCCCTGGAACGGGCGGGGCTGATGATGAATTCCCTCACCCTGGAGCCCATTGCCGCCAGCGCAGTGGCCGTCCCGGCCGCCATGCGGGGCTTAAACCTGGTCCTGGTAGATATCGGTGCTGGCACCTCAGATATCGCCATTACCGGCCAGGGCACCATCACCGGCTATGCCATGGTCCCCGCCGCCGGCGATGAAATTACCGAGGCCCTGGCAGCAGCCCTAATCCTCGATTTTAACACGGCTGAAACGGTAAAAAGGAAGCTCTTGAGCCAGGAAAAGCTGACCTTTACCGATGTTGTCGGCCAGCGGCGCACCCTGGCGGCAGCGGAGATTATTGAACTAATTAAACCGGCTGTAACAGAGCTGGCGCGGCAGATTGCCACCCAGATAGTCCTTCTCAACGACAAACCACCCCAGGCCGTCCTGCTGGTGGGCGGCGGCAGCTTGACCCCGGGGCTGGCGGCGGCCCTGGCCGGCCAGCTGGAGATCTCGCCGGAAAGGGTGGCCGTCCGGGACCGCGAGGTTTTAAGTAACATCAGCGGCGCCAAAAACCTCCAGGGGCCCCAGGCCATCACCCCCATCGGTATCGCCATTGCGGCCTTGAAGCGGGAGGGCCTGGGCCTGGCCCGGGTGATCGTCAACGGCCGCCCGGTCCATTTCCTGGCCGGCCAGCAGATGACCGTCACCCAGGCCCTCCTGGCGGCAGGTATCCCGGCCCGCCTTCTCTACGGCCGTCCTGGTAAGGGCCTGGGGGTGGAGGTCAACGGCCGTTTAACCTTCCTGCGGGGCCAGCCCGGAGAGCCGGGAAGCATCCTGGTTAATGACACCCCGGCCACCCTGGAAACCCTTGTCCGGGCCGGGGATCGCCTGGCCGTCACCCCGGGCCGGGACGGGGCCGATGCCCGGGGTACCGTCGCCGACCTGGTACCGCAACTGACGCCGAAAACCATCACCATCAACGGCCGGCAGGTAACCCTGGAACCAGAGATTACCATGAACGGCAACCGGGTTGATTACCGGACGCCGGTCCAGGATCAGGCCCGGCTCACCTATGAGCCCCTAAATACCGTGGGCCAAGTCCTGGCCCACCTGGGGGAACCCCTGGAAGGGCCCATCCTTTTAAACGGCCAGCAGGTGCGGCCGGAAGCCCCTATCCAGAATGGCGATAACCTGGTTACCGGCACCGGGGCCATCGGCCGGAGTATAAACATCACTTTAAACGGCCGGCCGGCCACCCTGAAGGTCCAGGCAGCAGATGTCCTGTTCACCGATGTCTTTAACTACCTGGATTTTCCTGCCAGCCCGCCACCGGGCCGGAAAACCCTGGTCATGGAAATCAACGGCCGCCCGGCCGAATTTACTACCCCCCTGGCTGAAGGCGATGCCGTAACCCTACGCTGGGACCCTTGA
- a CDS encoding AzlC family ABC transporter permease, giving the protein MDLQIETGTKDTTEEGFTIYFARGIRAALPIVLGYLPLGFAYGVLAREAGLNLWETVLMSVLLYAGSGQFIVVSLLSSGVALAAIIFTVFLVNLRHLLFSASFVPHLRRFKPGLLALLAAEITDETFAVAISHYAEHEARLPYHFGLHLTAHSSWILASLLGGLAGNLIGDPSRFGFNFALPAMFIILLVMQLKDKKTLLVAGLAAAFSVAIAVAWPGNWNIILATILAATLGVILEPWTGRS; this is encoded by the coding sequence GTGGATCTACAAATAGAGACAGGTACTAAAGATACTACAGAAGAAGGTTTTACTATTTATTTCGCCCGGGGAATCCGGGCTGCCCTACCCATTGTCCTGGGCTATTTGCCCCTGGGTTTCGCCTATGGCGTCCTGGCCCGGGAGGCTGGATTAAACCTCTGGGAAACGGTCCTGATGTCCGTCCTCCTTTATGCCGGTTCCGGCCAGTTTATTGTCGTTAGTCTCCTGAGTAGCGGTGTAGCCCTGGCGGCTATTATTTTTACCGTTTTCCTGGTCAACCTGCGCCACCTGCTTTTCAGTGCTTCCTTCGTCCCCCATCTGCGGCGCTTCAAACCGGGACTACTGGCCCTCCTGGCTGCTGAGATAACTGATGAGACTTTCGCCGTGGCCATCAGCCACTATGCCGAGCATGAAGCACGCCTCCCCTACCACTTCGGTCTCCACCTGACAGCCCACTCCTCCTGGATCTTGGCATCTCTGCTGGGCGGGCTGGCGGGTAATCTCATCGGTGATCCGTCCAGGTTCGGTTTTAACTTTGCCCTGCCGGCCATGTTCATCATCCTGCTGGTCATGCAGTTAAAGGATAAAAAAACGTTACTGGTTGCCGGGTTGGCGGCTGCTTTTTCCGTCGCTATCGCCGTCGCCTGGCCGGGGAACTGGAACATAATCCTGGCTACCATCCTGGCAGCCACCCTGGGGGTGATCCTGGAACCATGGACAGGCAGATCTTAA
- a CDS encoding AzlD domain-containing protein, with translation MDRQILILILGTALVTYLPRMLPLVLLSRVQLPEVFLRWLRYIPAAVLAALLAPGILLPGGRLTFSGNPYLLAAIPTGVIAVKTRSMALTILTGMAAMVLIQHWM, from the coding sequence ATGGACAGGCAGATCTTAATCCTCATCCTGGGTACGGCCCTGGTAACCTACCTGCCGCGGATGCTCCCCCTGGTGCTCTTAAGCCGGGTACAGCTACCAGAGGTCTTTTTACGCTGGTTGCGGTATATCCCAGCGGCTGTCCTGGCCGCTCTCCTGGCGCCGGGCATCCTGTTGCCCGGGGGTAGGCTGACTTTTAGTGGTAACCCTTACCTGCTGGCAGCCATTCCTACAGGGGTCATAGCTGTCAAGACCCGCAGCATGGCCCTGACTATTTTAACGGGCATGGCGGCCATGGTCCTGATCCAGCACTGGATGTAA